The Thermosipho melanesiensis BI429 sequence ATTAATAACAATTTATCACCCTTTTTGTTATTATTTTTATTAATCTTTCCGTTGAAATTCCCAAAATTACTGCTATTATTGTCAATGCATAGACTTTGGGTGTGTCAACGTATTGTCTAGCCCATGAAATTTGTACACCTATTCCTTCTTTCCCTGCAAGGTATTCTGAAACAATAACTACTTTCCAGAGATTACCGGAAATTACTTCAAGTGCACTTAATAAAAAAGGGATTATGGAACCAAAGTAAATATCTTTTATTATTTTTCCTTTGGGAACGTTATATGTTTTTGCCATTTCTAAAAGTTTTTTATCTGTATTTCTTACTCCTTGTGCTACTGAAAAGGTTACATTTGGAATTAAAGAGAGTGTTGATATAATGATTGGACCCGTAAGGCCAATGCCCCATACAAACATTACAAGTGCAAGCCAAGAGATGATGGGAACAGATTGAATTATTGTAAACGTTGGTCTTAATAATTCAAAGCATTTTTTGCAAATTCCCATTATAAACCCAAAAATTGAACCAAGTGTCAGAGTAAAAAACAACACAAATATTCCCTTAATTAAAGTATTATAAATTGATTCCCATGTATTTTTTGACAAAATTAGAGCAATAAAAATCCTCCCTACTTCCAGTGGAGTAGGGAGTATAATTGGAGATTGAATTATTAATGCCAAAATATACCAAATTATCAAGAATAAAAATATTCCGTATATGAATTTCATTTTAGATAAAACCCTTCATCTGGTACTTTTGGAATACCTTCTTCGTATAATTTATGCATTGTTCTTAAGAATAAATCCACTTCTTCTTTGCAATTTTTTATGTATTTAAATTCCGTTCTTTCGAGTGATTTTTTTAATACAGGCACGGGAATAGGAAAATATTTGCTTGTAATTGCAAGGCTTTCATCGATATGTGAGTTTGCATATTCTACGCTACTTTTAAATATGTTTTCTACTTCGTTAATTGTATTTTTGTAGTTTGAAATATTTCCAATTACGAATAATCCTGCAATAGGTATACCAAATTTTGAACCTGAGATATTATTCCAAACATTTTGAAAATCAAGTACTATTTTTCCGTTTCCCAAACACATAGTTACAAATGGTTCTGGTAAAGCCGCAAAGTGGATTTTCCCAGATTTAAAGAGTGCAACTATTTCTTGAGGAGGAGCATAAGCAAACTTTACGTCAACATCAGGTTTTAAACCTTCTTTGGTTAGTAGATATCTTAATAAAACATCTACTGTTTGGCCTCTTCCATGAGCAGAGTAAACAGTTTGCCCCTTTAGAGATGTTAGGTCCGTGTATTCGGTATTTGCAACGAGATAAAACACTTTCCATTCGTGAACACCAATTAGTTTTATATCTACTCCTTTGGCATATAAATTTGCAGCGGTAGTTATTGGTAAGACTACAAATTTTGCATAACTAGTGGCAACTTTAGCAATCACATCATCTAAATTTTTCCAAAATTCTACAGAAATATCTACATCACCTTTTACTTTTTCACCGATTATTGGAGCAACAGGGAATATGGTGGGGCCAAATGGATTTAACAAAGTGAGTGAAAAATGTATAACTGAAAATAGAAGAAGAATTAAAGTGATTTTTTTCATAACTTTCACCTCCAAGTTAATTATACCATAAAAGAATAGGGCCATTTTTGGCCCTATTGGAGCAGGCGGTGGGACTCGAACCCACACCCTCCTCCTTACCAAGGAGGCGCTCCACCTCTTGAAGCTACGCCTGCAACCAGGAATATTTTAACAAATAAGCATTTAATTGTCAATATTTTCGTCGTTTTCAATTATCTCCAAATTTCCTAAATCTTCCCACATTTTAGCTACTTCGTTAAATTCGGTTTCATCTTCTATAGTGTCCAAAAAGACATTACCTTCTTCATCGGTGGATTTTTTAAAGATATAAAGTTCACCAAAATCTGTAATTTCTTCACCTTCAACAAATATTTCTTCACAAACCCAGTACTGATTTTGTTCATTTTCAAGTTCACCAAGCAGCACAAAGTTGTGTTCGTTTCCTTCTTCATCGTACAAAGTAAATGCCTCTAGATGTTCATGTTCGTGTTCATGATGCTCATGCATAACTTTCAACTCTCCTCTTTTTAAGATTAACTAAGTTAAGTATATCATATTTATTTTTTTTGTATAGTATCATATACCAAATCCAAGGTTTACACTTAAACCAAATGAAGCATCGTCAAATGGAGATAATGTATGTGAAATTGATTTTAGATTTATGTTTAAGTACAAAAAGTGTAAATTTATTTCCGTACCAAAATTGTGTGCAAAAAGGTTGTAAAGGTTTAAATAATCTAAAGCATAATAGGTTTTTAAAATATGAAAATTAATTTCTCCAAAAATTCCTACATTCCAGTTACTATTACTGTCGTCTATTACATATTTCCCCCTTGTTCCAAAGCTAAAGGTTCCATGTGTTTTTAAATATACTGTTATTTCTGGATTTCTGGAAATTTCCAAGTAGCCATTTTCAAAATTAGTTAGTGTTGCTTCAAAGTTACTTACTTCTGTTGTTATGTTGGTACCGTCTGCCAGGTATAATAGATGAAAATCTGACAATAATGTTGCTTTGTATGTTGCAATTGCGGGTTTAATTTGTATGTTATTTATTGATATACCAAAATTTTTTGTTGCAAGACCAAAAGAGTATGATATGCCAAAATTATCATGTTCCAGTTCTCGAGTATTTTCAAAAGGAAGAGCGGTATAGATAGTTGCATTTGCATGAAAATCTAAATTTGCATTTGCAGGTGAAGCAGATGAAGAATAGTTAAAATACAAAACTTGGTCTGTGCTTGTATATAGTACTGGAAGAAAAACAGAAGGGCTGATAAAGAAATTTCCTAAATTTATAGCAATACCAGTATCTAAGAAAACATTAGATTTTAGAAATTTTTCCGAAATTTTGTAAGAAGAGTTTATAAGTGTTGGTTCAATTAAAAATTTCTTAATTTGTTCTGGAATAAAAATATCTATATTTCCATTCAAATAAACATATGGATTAACTGCAAAATTTCCAAGTTTTAATGTTCCAAAAACAGAAGAATTGATTAAAAAATTTGCAGAGAGATTGTTTATTTCATTCAAGTTAATAACTTGTTCCCCGAAAAATTTGTTTATACTTTCAGCTGAAAGAATGTCCTGATTAAATAGCAAGTTACCTGAGAAATTTACACTAATTAAATAGAACTCCTTGCTAAAAATTATTCCGTCGTTTCTGTACAAATCAAAAGGATTAATTACATTTGGAAATGAAACAATTGTTATAAAGATTAGGAATAAAATAATCTTTTTCATATTTACTCCCTCCCTTCAAGACTAATGTTTGTTGCAACTGTAAGGTCTAAAACTATGTAAGGTGCAATATCTAATACTCCTTCTTGATTGAACTCAAAATAAATGTCTTTTGGTAATAATATGGAGAGTGTAGAAGGATTTAGCAAATTAAGAAAATCTTCATGAGAAAGTGATAGTATAGGTGTACTTTCCGCAAGTGCAAATTCTTTATCTAGAATTTTTACTTTTGCGTTTATTCCAGTTGTATTTTTCCATTCTGCAAATTTAAGTGTTGCAGAATCTAATATGTCTACTAAATCTTTAAGATCTGAAATATCAATAGTTTCTTCAAAAATAGGAGTATCTGTTAGAGGAGTTCCAGATAAAGGTAGTATTAAAGTTGCATCTAGACCAAATATAGAGGTTTTAGTTAAAATACCACTATCAGTAGTTAAGGATGCCGCAAAAGTTATTGGCGAAGCGTTCTTTATTAATTGGTTTAAAATGGGGCCAATATCGATTTCGTCTCCATTTTTGAGTTCTACTAATTCCCCGGAAATAAGCAAGGATAAAGTAGAATCGATGGTGGTGTCAGTTGAAAGATATTTAATTGGCATGGAAATTTCTGTTTCAAAATTTTTCAAAATGCTTGCCGCATCATCGTTTGAAGAAAAGTCAATAAAAGTAAGTTCAGGTAATATTCCTATTTTTTGAGATTTTACATTGAAGTTATCGATTTCAAATTCTGGAATGGTTGCGGAAATCTCTATTCCATATATTTCGCTTTTTTTAACATTTGATATTATAGGATTCCCAGTTGCCTCAATTGTTATTGAAATACTATCCATTGATGAAAAATCTATTGTTTTTACAGTGTTTGAAATACTTTCTGTTCCTTTTCCAGAAATTGGTATATCTTTATTTTCAAGGAAATTAGATTGTATTTTTAAAGTTAGATCTGATATGTTTGTTGCCGCATAATCAAGCTGTATTAAGACAGTTGCATCTGCTGTGTTCAAATAATCTTTTAATTCGTGTGGGAAGTTGAATAATATTTCATGTTTTGAATTTGATAATAAGCTATTTGAAATTTTTGCTTGACTTATCTCAAAGTCATCTGAAAGCGAAGATGTAAAACTAATAGTATTATTATCTACATCTCCAGAAACAAATTGTAATGTAAACGTAGCTGGTAATGAAATATTTGATAAGTCTAATGCAATTGAATTACCTAAAACGAATAAATTACTTGTATTTGTTCCATCGTTTATTAATCCTGTTGCATCAATATTTGTTAGTCCGGAAAAGTTTATGTACAAAGTTCCCGTTCCAATTTCAGTTTCCAATATTTCCTCGGGGAGTGCTATATATTGTTCTAAGTTTACAGGATAATTCTTTATTTTTTCTATTGATATATTAGGAGTGATTGTGTAACTTACCGGAGTTGTTAGATCAATATCTGCGTTATTACCAGATAGTGTTATTGTGGCTTCTATATTTAAAGGGATATCAGCACTAATTTTTTTGTTTTGGTCAAATGTTACGGGATTTCCTTGTGCAATAATTTCTGAATTAGATTTTACAATAATTTCAGTATTAATGTTTACGTTAGTTGCTTCAAGATTAAATGAAGTATCTAAAGTTCCGAATAAGTATAAGTTCCATATTTTGTTGTCGATGTTTATAGGTGAAAGACTTTTATGGATACTTACATTTTCTATATTTAATCCATTTCCTCTGTTTATATTTACAGAGGATAACACCATGCTTATATCTAAATTTCCCGGTGTAGTTCCAGTGTATGTTGCAACTAATGTGAGTGTATCTCCGTTGTTTAAGGTGAGATTTTGTATCAAACTATTATCCACAAACTTTTGGTCATTTATTAGAATTTCTAGCTCCACTTTAGATACATCTATTTCTGTTGAATTTTTGTTGATGTTTAGAAGAGCTTCTAAAATATTTATAGAGGAGAATTTATCTGTAGAAAATGGAATATCTAATATGAAACTCCCATTGTAGAGAGTAATACTTGTTGATAATAGTGTAATATCTCCTATGTTTATAGAATCGATATCAAGTGTATCTGTTAATGGTTGAAATTCAGGTAGTATAATTTGATCGCTTATGCTGAGGTTTGATATATCAGCTATGGAGAAAGAGAAACTTATAGATGTGGCAAAATCTGATAAGTTTTGTTTTATGGTTTGATTAAGTTCTTCCAGCATTTTTGCGGGGGAAAATTCTATTGATGTAGCATAACTGAGTGTAATTGGATTTTCATTTGAAACGTAAAAACCCATGTCTTCAAATTTTTTAATTAATGGATTAGCAAATTCTGCAAGCGAAGTTTTTATTGTTGTTATGGGAAATTCAAGATGTTTTGAATAATTAATGTTAACATTTTTGGGGAGTCTTTCGGGAATTTTCAGACCACAAGACCAAACTATGAAAATTAATACTATAACTAAAATCATTAAGATAATTTTTTTCATACTTACCACCTCCAAGTGTTAACTTTCAAATTTGGGTTTTATAAATTCATCCCAGTATGCGGCAATAAATATAAGTAAGGGTACGGCAAGAAAGATTCCAACTAATCCAAAGATTTGATTTACTATTATGATTGATATTATCATTAACACAGGGTTGAGGTTTAAGTGCATTTTCATAACGTTTACAAAAATTACAAACAAACCTAAATGAATTGCAATTACAAATAAATTAACTATTATAAATCCTTTTATTCCTAATGTTAGTGAAAATAGAAACACTGGTATATATTCAAAAAAAACACCAACAATGGGTATTAAATTAGTTATTCCTGCCCAAAAAGAGAGTATAATTGCCATATCTTTAAAGTAAAAACTTGAAAGAATGTAAAATGCTATGGCTGTGATAACTGCGTTTATTA is a genomic window containing:
- a CDS encoding ABC transporter permease; this translates as MKFIYGIFLFLIIWYILALIIQSPIILPTPLEVGRIFIALILSKNTWESIYNTLIKGIFVLFFTLTLGSIFGFIMGICKKCFELLRPTFTIIQSVPIISWLALVMFVWGIGLTGPIIISTLSLIPNVTFSVAQGVRNTDKKLLEMAKTYNVPKGKIIKDIYFGSIIPFLLSALEVISGNLWKVVIVSEYLAGKEGIGVQISWARQYVDTPKVYALTIIAVILGISTERLIKIITKRVINCY
- a CDS encoding ABC transporter substrate-binding protein, with amino-acid sequence MKKITLILLLFSVIHFSLTLLNPFGPTIFPVAPIIGEKVKGDVDISVEFWKNLDDVIAKVATSYAKFVVLPITTAANLYAKGVDIKLIGVHEWKVFYLVANTEYTDLTSLKGQTVYSAHGRGQTVDVLLRYLLTKEGLKPDVDVKFAYAPPQEIVALFKSGKIHFAALPEPFVTMCLGNGKIVLDFQNVWNNISGSKFGIPIAGLFVIGNISNYKNTINEVENIFKSSVEYANSHIDESLAITSKYFPIPVPVLKKSLERTEFKYIKNCKEEVDLFLRTMHKLYEEGIPKVPDEGFYLK
- a CDS encoding DUF1292 domain-containing protein, which produces MHEHHEHEHEHLEAFTLYDEEGNEHNFVLLGELENEQNQYWVCEEIFVEGEEITDFGELYIFKKSTDEEGNVFLDTIEDETEFNEVAKMWEDLGNLEIIENDENIDN
- a CDS encoding lipoprotein — protein: MKKIILMILVIVLIFIVWSCGLKIPERLPKNVNINYSKHLEFPITTIKTSLAEFANPLIKKFEDMGFYVSNENPITLSYATSIEFSPAKMLEELNQTIKQNLSDFATSISFSFSIADISNLSISDQIILPEFQPLTDTLDIDSINIGDITLLSTSITLYNGSFILDIPFSTDKFSSINILEALLNINKNSTEIDVSKVELEILINDQKFVDNSLIQNLTLNNGDTLTLVATYTGTTPGNLDISMVLSSVNINRGNGLNIENVSIHKSLSPINIDNKIWNLYLFGTLDTSFNLEATNVNINTEIIVKSNSEIIAQGNPVTFDQNKKISADIPLNIEATITLSGNNADIDLTTPVSYTITPNISIEKIKNYPVNLEQYIALPEEILETEIGTGTLYINFSGLTNIDATGLINDGTNTSNLFVLGNSIALDLSNISLPATFTLQFVSGDVDNNTISFTSSLSDDFEISQAKISNSLLSNSKHEILFNFPHELKDYLNTADATVLIQLDYAATNISDLTLKIQSNFLENKDIPISGKGTESISNTVKTIDFSSMDSISITIEATGNPIISNVKKSEIYGIEISATIPEFEIDNFNVKSQKIGILPELTFIDFSSNDDAASILKNFETEISMPIKYLSTDTTIDSTLSLLISGELVELKNGDEIDIGPILNQLIKNASPITFAASLTTDSGILTKTSIFGLDATLILPLSGTPLTDTPIFEETIDISDLKDLVDILDSATLKFAEWKNTTGINAKVKILDKEFALAESTPILSLSHEDFLNLLNPSTLSILLPKDIYFEFNQEGVLDIAPYIVLDLTVATNISLEGRE